One Cellulosimicrobium protaetiae genomic region harbors:
- a CDS encoding benzoate/H(+) symporter BenE family transporter: MDPASDRLRPVLAGLVTALVGFTSSFAVVLAGLRAVGATPDQAASGLLALCVTQAVGIFWLTTRHRTPLTLAWSTPGAALLVSTGAVAGGWPAAVGAFCVVGGLVLLTALWPRLGDLVAAIPTPIAQAMLAGVLLTLCLAPVRAVVATPLLVAPVVLVWLVLLRVAPRWAAPAALAVTLAIVGYEAVHGGTLAWSDAVPRLDLTAPTLSWQAVVGLAVPLYVVTMASQNVPGVAVMASFGYRVPWRETMTVTGLATLAGATAGGHAINLAAISAALAAGPEAHPDARRRWLAAHTAGWAYLVLAVGSAGLAALVAAAPAGLVEAAAGLALVGTLGAAVAGAVAEPRGREAAVVTFLVAASGVVVAGIAAAFWAILAGLTVHAVLTVRRRAPDPASETGTPTGTPPREVEVR; encoded by the coding sequence ATGGACCCCGCCTCGGACCGCCTGCGCCCCGTCCTCGCCGGGCTCGTGACCGCCCTCGTCGGCTTCACGAGCTCGTTCGCCGTCGTGCTCGCCGGGCTGCGCGCCGTCGGCGCCACGCCCGACCAGGCCGCGTCCGGGCTCCTCGCGCTCTGCGTCACGCAGGCCGTCGGCATCTTCTGGCTCACCACCCGCCACCGCACCCCGCTCACGCTCGCGTGGTCCACGCCCGGCGCCGCGCTGCTCGTGAGCACGGGCGCCGTCGCGGGCGGGTGGCCCGCGGCGGTCGGGGCGTTCTGCGTCGTCGGCGGCCTCGTGCTGCTCACCGCGCTCTGGCCGCGACTCGGCGACCTCGTCGCCGCGATCCCGACCCCGATCGCGCAGGCGATGCTCGCCGGCGTGCTCCTCACGCTGTGCCTCGCACCGGTGCGCGCGGTCGTCGCGACGCCGCTGCTCGTCGCGCCGGTGGTTCTCGTGTGGCTCGTGCTCCTGCGCGTCGCGCCGCGCTGGGCGGCGCCCGCGGCGCTCGCGGTGACGCTCGCGATCGTCGGGTACGAGGCCGTGCACGGCGGCACGCTCGCGTGGTCCGACGCCGTCCCCCGCCTCGACCTCACCGCCCCCACGCTCTCGTGGCAGGCCGTGGTCGGGCTCGCCGTCCCGCTCTACGTCGTGACGATGGCGTCGCAGAACGTGCCCGGCGTCGCCGTCATGGCGTCGTTCGGGTACCGCGTGCCATGGCGCGAGACCATGACCGTCACCGGGCTCGCGACGCTCGCCGGCGCGACCGCGGGCGGCCACGCGATCAACCTCGCGGCGATCTCCGCCGCGCTCGCCGCGGGGCCCGAGGCCCACCCCGACGCCCGGCGCCGCTGGCTCGCCGCGCACACCGCCGGGTGGGCATACCTCGTGCTCGCCGTCGGGTCGGCCGGGCTCGCCGCGCTCGTCGCCGCCGCGCCCGCGGGCCTCGTCGAGGCGGCCGCCGGGCTCGCGCTCGTCGGCACGCTCGGCGCCGCCGTCGCCGGTGCGGTCGCCGAGCCGCGCGGGCGCGAGGCAGCCGTCGTGACGTTCCTCGTCGCCGCGAGCGGCGTCGTCGTGGCCGGCATCGCCGCCGCGTTCTGGGCGATCCTCGCCGGGCTGACCGTCCACGCGGTCCTCACCGTGCGCCGTCGGGCACCCGACCCGGCGAGCGAGACCGGGACGCCGACGGGCACCCCGCCCCGCGAGGTAGAGGTCCGGTAG
- a CDS encoding helix-turn-helix domain-containing protein, protein MSDGAGRARTRPDDEPGGAPGRPSGRAEDGTLAAVAAQLRALRADRGLSLSALAAAAGIGKGSLSEIEHGARNPTLATLYALAGALGVPLATLLAERAGTEVSSEGVTARLLDAHHLPGGTAVEVYHLHLEPHADRTSPPHGPGVVEHLLITRGRLRAGRHGAEAVVTVGDELRWVSDADHSYRALDGAPVDAVLVIRTPPRGGLGQVTG, encoded by the coding sequence GTGAGCGACGGGGCAGGGCGCGCGAGGACTCGACCGGACGACGAGCCCGGGGGAGCGCCCGGACGCCCGTCGGGACGAGCAGAGGACGGGACGCTCGCGGCGGTCGCCGCGCAGCTCCGGGCGCTGCGCGCCGACCGTGGGCTCTCCCTGTCGGCCCTCGCCGCCGCGGCGGGCATCGGCAAGGGTTCGCTCTCCGAGATCGAGCACGGCGCGCGCAACCCCACGCTCGCGACCCTCTACGCCCTGGCCGGCGCCCTCGGCGTCCCGCTCGCGACGCTGCTCGCCGAGCGGGCGGGGACGGAGGTCTCGTCCGAGGGTGTCACCGCGCGGCTGCTCGATGCGCACCACCTGCCCGGCGGCACGGCCGTCGAGGTCTACCACCTGCACCTCGAGCCCCACGCGGACCGGACGTCACCGCCGCACGGACCGGGCGTCGTCGAGCACCTGCTCATCACGCGCGGCCGCCTGCGGGCCGGACGCCACGGGGCGGAGGCCGTCGTGACCGTGGGGGACGAGCTGCGGTGGGTGTCCGACGCCGACCACTCCTATCGCGCGCTCGACGGCGCCCCGGTCGACGCCGTGCTCGTCATCCGGACGCCGCCCCGGGGCGGACTCGGACAGGTGACCGGCTAG
- a CDS encoding DUF2254 family protein — MLRARRRLRAGLAQLICAAAGAAAGLLLPRVDAGPTVDGSRLVEPMFTLGVGVIGVVSIVFSLLFGVVQWSASSFTPRLGLFRADPLVWRTFAFAIGVFVYCAVAALASADHLRVSVVVPGAAIVGVLAAVVLLRRLQTKAFLSLQLAHVLEAIVARGREVVADLYPPLDSALEQPRDAQHAQLPPRRRSVAWTGRSGVVQQLELRRLVSAATDSDVVVVFRIGVGDTLHEGATLADLHGGDLQDDVVRRAVVRGSERSFDQDPLLAFRLLADIGLRALSPAINDPATAVDTIDAVEGLLLAVARRDVEVGDVRDEAGALRARLVLPSWEDYLETSVSDLVPAASPFTMVLSRLLRLLDELLRVVAPDQRPALERLAADVRARLAAGR, encoded by the coding sequence ATGCTGCGTGCCCGGCGCAGGCTCAGAGCGGGCCTTGCGCAGCTGATCTGTGCGGCAGCCGGGGCGGCGGCTGGTCTCCTGCTGCCACGGGTCGACGCCGGTCCGACGGTGGACGGCAGCAGGTTGGTGGAACCGATGTTCACGCTCGGCGTCGGCGTCATCGGGGTCGTCAGCATCGTCTTCTCGCTGCTCTTCGGTGTGGTCCAGTGGTCGGCGAGCAGCTTCACACCCCGGCTGGGACTGTTCCGCGCGGACCCGCTCGTCTGGCGCACCTTCGCGTTCGCGATCGGTGTGTTCGTGTACTGCGCGGTCGCGGCGCTGGCCAGCGCGGACCATCTGAGGGTGTCGGTCGTCGTCCCCGGCGCAGCGATTGTGGGCGTGCTCGCGGCGGTCGTCCTCTTGCGACGCCTGCAGACCAAGGCCTTCTTGTCGCTTCAGCTCGCCCACGTCCTGGAGGCGATCGTCGCCCGTGGCCGCGAGGTCGTCGCCGACCTGTACCCGCCGCTCGACTCGGCTCTGGAGCAACCGCGCGACGCTCAGCACGCGCAGCTGCCACCACGACGTCGATCGGTCGCCTGGACGGGTCGCTCGGGTGTGGTGCAACAGCTCGAGCTGCGGCGGCTCGTCAGCGCCGCCACCGACTCCGACGTGGTGGTGGTGTTCCGGATCGGAGTCGGCGACACCCTCCACGAGGGTGCGACTCTCGCTGACCTGCACGGCGGTGACCTGCAGGACGACGTCGTGCGGCGCGCCGTCGTGCGCGGCTCGGAGCGCTCCTTCGACCAGGACCCGCTGCTCGCGTTCCGGCTGCTCGCCGACATCGGGCTGCGGGCCCTGTCGCCCGCGATCAACGACCCGGCCACTGCGGTGGACACGATCGACGCCGTTGAAGGACTGCTCCTCGCCGTCGCGCGCCGTGACGTAGAGGTCGGGGACGTCCGCGACGAGGCCGGAGCGCTCAGGGCTCGGCTCGTGCTGCCGAGCTGGGAGGACTACCTGGAGACGAGCGTGAGCGACCTGGTGCCGGCGGCGAGCCCTTTCACGATGGTGCTCTCCCGGCTCCTGCGCCTGCTTGATGAACTGCTCCGGGTGGTGGCACCCGACCAGCGTCCGGCGCTCGAAAGGTTGGCCGCGGACGTGCGCGCGAGGCTCGCCGCCGGCCGCTAG
- a CDS encoding arylsulfatase, with amino-acid sequence MAETGPNVLIILADDVGWSDASCYHDGLMGTTTPNIDRIADEGARLTDCYAQASCTAGRAALITGQLPMRTGLTTVGLPGAEQGLQPEDPTLAELVKPLGYATAQIGKNHLGDRNEFLPTVHGFDEFYGNLYHLNAEEEPEQPDYPRDHPAFQRFFAPRGVLDCRASEVDDDSVDERFGRVGKQTIHDSGPLTRERMETIEDDLLNHSIDFIRRSHEAGEPFLVWHNTTRMHVWTRLSERWRDKTGFGVYADGMQELDWVVGELLGTLDELGIADDTIVIFTSDNGAEKFTWPDGGTSPFRGEKGLGWEGGFRAPFLIRWPGHIPAAQVLNGIFSLEDVVPTILAAAGVGDIKERLLAGHQAGDKHFRVHLDGYNQLPYLTGQSPESARDEFFYYGEHDLFAIRYRNWKIHFQTKDDWFGGQLERPTVPLPVNLRADPFEQHMSAPSYPIYVGEKLWTVMPAGYILQQHAQTFAQFPPRQAPPDFNPSQMLAAVLSTVANGLE; translated from the coding sequence ATGGCGGAGACGGGACCGAACGTCTTGATCATCTTGGCCGATGATGTCGGGTGGTCCGACGCTAGCTGCTACCACGACGGGTTGATGGGGACCACGACGCCGAACATCGACCGGATCGCTGACGAAGGCGCCCGTCTGACGGACTGCTACGCCCAGGCCAGCTGCACCGCGGGACGCGCCGCGCTGATCACCGGTCAGCTTCCCATGCGCACGGGCTTGACGACGGTCGGCCTGCCCGGAGCGGAGCAGGGCCTGCAGCCCGAGGACCCGACCCTGGCCGAGCTCGTCAAGCCGCTGGGTTACGCGACCGCACAGATCGGGAAGAACCATCTCGGGGACCGCAACGAGTTCTTGCCGACCGTCCACGGCTTCGACGAGTTCTACGGCAACCTGTACCACCTCAACGCCGAGGAGGAGCCGGAGCAGCCGGACTACCCGAGGGACCACCCCGCGTTCCAGCGGTTCTTCGCTCCTCGGGGCGTCCTGGACTGCCGGGCGAGCGAGGTCGACGACGACTCGGTCGACGAGCGCTTCGGCCGGGTCGGCAAGCAGACCATCCACGACAGCGGACCGCTGACCCGGGAACGGATGGAGACCATCGAGGACGACCTCCTGAACCACTCGATCGACTTCATCCGCCGTTCTCACGAGGCCGGAGAGCCATTCCTGGTGTGGCACAACACCACCCGCATGCATGTTTGGACCCGTTTGTCGGAACGGTGGCGGGACAAGACAGGATTCGGCGTCTACGCCGACGGCATGCAGGAGCTGGACTGGGTCGTGGGCGAGCTCCTCGGCACACTCGACGAGCTCGGCATCGCCGACGACACGATCGTGATCTTCACCTCGGACAACGGCGCCGAGAAGTTCACCTGGCCCGACGGCGGGACCTCCCCGTTCCGCGGGGAGAAGGGTCTGGGCTGGGAAGGAGGCTTCCGCGCACCGTTCCTGATCCGCTGGCCAGGACACATCCCGGCAGCACAGGTGCTCAACGGGATCTTCTCGCTCGAGGACGTCGTCCCCACCATCCTGGCCGCGGCCGGGGTCGGCGACATCAAGGAACGACTGCTCGCGGGCCACCAGGCAGGCGACAAGCACTTCCGCGTCCACCTGGACGGGTACAACCAGCTGCCCTACCTGACAGGACAGAGCCCCGAGTCCGCCCGCGACGAGTTCTTCTACTACGGCGAGCACGACCTGTTCGCCATCCGCTACCGCAACTGGAAGATCCACTTCCAGACCAAGGACGACTGGTTCGGAGGGCAGCTCGAGCGCCCGACCGTGCCGCTGCCCGTCAATCTGCGGGCCGACCCCTTCGAGCAGCACATGAGCGCACCGTCGTACCCGATCTACGTCGGCGAGAAGCTCTGGACCGTCATGCCGGCGGGATACATCCTGCAACAGCACGCCCAGACGTTCGCACAGTTCCCGCCCCGGCAGGCCCCACCGGACTTCAACCCCAGCCAGATGCTCGCCGCAGTGCTCAGCACGGTCGCGAACGGGCTGGAATGA
- a CDS encoding formylglycine-generating enzyme family protein, whose protein sequence is MVWIPGGEFAMGSEEFYPEERPVRRVAVDGFWMDEHPVTVQEFSRFVRATGYVTVAERPLDPTQYPGADPDLLAPGSLVFRKTTGPVDLRDNRLWWQYVLGASWRHPEGTDADALQRADHPVVHVAWEDVNAYARWAGKEIATEAEWEFAARGGLDGARFAWGDEHFPAGRAMANTWQGQFPWQNLVLDGYEGTSPVGRFPPNGFGLADVTGNVWEWTSDYYRTSHDAVAHHACCVPRNPHVLTPEQSFGAPDEPGSQIPRRVIKGGSHLCAPNYCLRYRPAARQAQMIDTGTAHLGFRCITRPHPHQIPSTA, encoded by the coding sequence ATGGTCTGGATCCCGGGCGGGGAGTTCGCCATGGGATCCGAGGAGTTCTACCCCGAAGAGCGCCCCGTCCGACGGGTCGCGGTCGACGGGTTCTGGATGGACGAGCACCCCGTGACCGTCCAGGAGTTCTCACGGTTCGTCCGAGCCACCGGGTACGTCACGGTCGCCGAACGCCCGCTCGACCCCACCCAGTACCCCGGCGCGGACCCCGACCTGCTCGCCCCCGGCTCGCTCGTGTTCCGCAAGACGACCGGCCCGGTCGACCTGCGCGACAACCGGCTGTGGTGGCAGTACGTCCTCGGAGCGTCCTGGCGGCACCCCGAAGGCACCGACGCCGACGCACTGCAGCGCGCCGACCATCCCGTCGTGCACGTGGCGTGGGAGGACGTGAACGCCTACGCCCGCTGGGCCGGTAAGGAGATCGCGACCGAAGCCGAGTGGGAGTTCGCCGCGCGTGGCGGCCTGGACGGCGCGAGGTTCGCCTGGGGCGACGAGCACTTCCCGGCCGGGCGTGCGATGGCGAACACCTGGCAAGGGCAGTTCCCCTGGCAGAACCTCGTGCTCGACGGATACGAGGGGACCTCGCCCGTCGGTCGTTTCCCTCCCAACGGCTTCGGCCTCGCGGACGTCACCGGGAACGTCTGGGAATGGACCAGCGACTACTACAGGACCTCCCACGACGCCGTGGCTCATCACGCGTGCTGCGTGCCACGAAACCCACACGTACTCACACCCGAGCAGTCCTTCGGCGCACCCGACGAACCGGGCTCGCAGATCCCCCGCAGGGTCATCAAGGGCGGCTCCCACCTGTGCGCGCCGAACTACTGCCTGCGCTACCGACCAGCCGCTCGGCAAGCACAGATGATCGACACCGGAACGGCCCACCTCGGCTTCCGGTGCATCACACGACCGCACCCGCACCAGATCCCCTCGACAGCCTGA
- a CDS encoding PrsW family intramembrane metalloprotease: MTYPPHGPAVPPPHPQPTPVPPHPQGPAGIAVPLDPRAVLEGRPPGRARVGVIVTIAVASLCLLVGLVLAALSGVGTFTVGLLLALVPLGIWLPVVLALDRLEPEPPSALVVAFLWGAGIATLVAGILNTLGLELLTAPLFGEEVGWYVVASFGAPFVEEILKGAVLFGMLWFRRHEIDGWTDGVIYAAMVALGFAAVENVTYFIMAAQDGTLGPTFVLRALVTPLLHPLCTALTGLGVASAATSPPGPRRVLAPLGGLAAAIALHMLWNASTGFGTLALGVAYLAGLGVLVTLIVLLVRDRRRTVATIQRQLVPYVPTGLVTPADLTMLSTLKARRQARDWARRTGGTGAAHAMRDYQQAATELALLHDRVARGAVEAWRVEGQRRALLQLMLTARQAFLVRTPQPPPAPWSPGAPSGFTSDAWAPGQGAY; encoded by the coding sequence GTGACGTACCCGCCGCACGGCCCTGCCGTCCCTCCGCCGCACCCGCAGCCGACGCCGGTGCCCCCGCACCCGCAGGGTCCTGCGGGCATCGCGGTGCCGCTCGACCCGCGCGCGGTCCTGGAGGGTCGCCCCCCGGGCCGGGCGCGCGTCGGCGTCATCGTGACCATCGCCGTCGCGAGCCTGTGCCTGCTCGTGGGTCTCGTGCTCGCGGCGCTGTCGGGCGTCGGGACGTTCACCGTCGGACTCCTCCTCGCGCTCGTGCCGCTCGGCATCTGGCTGCCGGTGGTCCTCGCGCTCGACCGGCTGGAGCCGGAGCCGCCGAGCGCGCTCGTCGTGGCGTTCCTGTGGGGGGCCGGGATCGCGACGCTCGTCGCGGGGATCCTCAACACGCTCGGGCTCGAGCTGCTCACCGCGCCGCTGTTCGGCGAGGAGGTCGGCTGGTACGTCGTCGCGTCGTTCGGGGCGCCGTTCGTCGAGGAGATCCTCAAGGGTGCGGTGCTGTTCGGCATGCTGTGGTTCCGCCGGCACGAGATCGACGGCTGGACCGACGGCGTCATCTACGCGGCGATGGTCGCGCTCGGTTTCGCGGCGGTCGAGAACGTCACGTACTTCATCATGGCGGCGCAGGACGGCACGCTCGGGCCGACGTTCGTCCTGCGCGCGCTCGTCACGCCGCTGCTGCACCCGCTGTGCACCGCGCTCACGGGGCTGGGCGTCGCGAGCGCGGCCACGAGCCCGCCCGGACCGCGGCGCGTCCTCGCCCCCCTCGGCGGCCTCGCCGCCGCCATCGCGCTCCACATGCTGTGGAACGCCTCGACCGGCTTCGGCACGCTCGCGCTCGGGGTCGCGTACCTCGCGGGGCTCGGCGTCCTCGTCACGCTGATCGTGCTGCTCGTCCGGGACCGTCGCCGCACGGTCGCGACGATCCAGCGCCAGCTCGTCCCGTACGTCCCCACGGGGCTGGTCACGCCCGCCGACCTCACGATGCTCTCGACGCTCAAGGCCCGGCGCCAGGCGCGCGACTGGGCCCGCCGCACGGGTGGCACCGGCGCTGCGCACGCGATGCGCGACTACCAGCAGGCGGCGACCGAGCTCGCGCTGCTCCACGACCGCGTCGCGCGAGGCGCGGTCGAGGCGTGGCGGGTCGAGGGGCAGCGCCGCGCGCTGCTGCAGCTCATGCTGACCGCACGCCAGGCGTTCCTCGTCCGGACGCCGCAGCCGCCGCCCGCACCGTGGTCGCCGGGCGCGCCGTCCGGCTTCACGTCCGACGCGTGGGCTCCCGGGCAGGGCGCGTACTAG
- a CDS encoding transferase, translated as MARLARRVQVENDYGEIMHYERHTGGGLVSPHARVPESVPVGSGTYVEKGAVIGHGCELGEGSWIDRDVVLGRDVRVGDNVRLSPETRVGDRARVGSGARVGRRVLVEPGAVVPPDEIVPDDATVRRRGGVRSGYDVAA; from the coding sequence ATGGCCCGCCTCGCACGCCGTGTCCAGGTCGAGAACGACTACGGCGAGATCATGCACTACGAGCGCCACACCGGCGGCGGCCTCGTGTCGCCGCACGCGCGCGTCCCCGAGTCCGTCCCCGTCGGGTCGGGCACGTACGTCGAGAAGGGGGCCGTCATCGGGCACGGCTGCGAGCTCGGCGAAGGGAGCTGGATCGACCGGGACGTCGTCCTCGGGCGTGACGTCCGCGTCGGCGACAACGTGCGCCTCTCCCCCGAGACCCGGGTCGGCGACCGCGCCCGCGTGGGCAGCGGCGCGCGCGTCGGGCGCCGCGTCCTCGTGGAGCCGGGCGCCGTCGTCCCGCCGGACGAGATCGTGCCCGACGACGCCACCGTGCGCCGCCGGGGCGGCGTCCGGTCCGGCTACGACGTCGCCGCCTAG
- a CDS encoding IS30 family transposase: MVRGGVSVPRQWRREFWRAFVDGVPVVAAAAGVGVSTRTVQAWIAESGGVPDIDLAAPTGRFVSFEERERMALLRAEGHSYAAIGRRLGRPRSTIWRELTNPGRRASDGRYVPSVAQAHRDRQAARPKQDRRKLALDPRLAGYVCDRLDGTVRPDSRRARVWSPQQIANRLPVDFPDDESMRISHEAIYQALYVQGRGGLRAELHTALRTGRARRRPRAQARTKRQGQRLLPPDVLISERPAEIADRAVPGHWEGDLIIGAGNKSAIGTLVERSTRFVMLLHLPHGYAAEQVAEAMRTKIRALPEHLRRTLTWDRGREMTPNVGIDIGFTDPIDLFFCDPHAPWQRGSNENTNGLLRQYYPKGTDLSVHPASDLEDVADALNTRPRQTLGWATPAEKLAALLSPT; this comes from the coding sequence ATGGTGCGTGGTGGGGTGTCGGTGCCGCGGCAGTGGCGGCGGGAGTTCTGGCGGGCGTTCGTCGATGGCGTGCCTGTGGTCGCGGCGGCCGCGGGGGTGGGCGTGTCGACCCGCACGGTGCAGGCCTGGATCGCTGAGTCTGGCGGGGTGCCTGATATCGATCTCGCCGCGCCCACGGGCCGGTTCGTGTCGTTCGAAGAACGCGAGCGGATGGCGTTGCTGCGTGCCGAGGGTCATTCGTACGCGGCGATCGGGCGGCGGCTGGGCCGTCCACGCTCGACGATCTGGCGTGAGTTGACCAACCCGGGCCGGCGGGCGAGCGATGGTCGGTATGTGCCCTCGGTCGCGCAGGCCCACCGCGACCGGCAGGCCGCGCGTCCCAAACAGGATCGGCGCAAGCTCGCGCTCGACCCGCGCCTGGCGGGCTATGTCTGCGACCGGCTGGACGGCACCGTGCGACCGGACAGCCGCCGCGCACGGGTGTGGAGCCCGCAGCAGATCGCGAACCGCCTCCCGGTCGACTTCCCCGATGATGAGTCGATGCGGATCAGTCACGAGGCGATCTATCAGGCGTTGTATGTCCAGGGCCGTGGCGGGCTGCGCGCCGAGCTGCACACCGCGCTGCGGACCGGACGCGCCCGCCGCCGCCCTCGGGCCCAGGCCCGCACCAAGCGTCAGGGGCAACGCCTGCTACCGCCCGATGTCCTGATCAGCGAACGCCCGGCCGAGATCGCCGACCGCGCCGTGCCGGGCCACTGGGAGGGCGATCTGATCATCGGTGCCGGCAACAAGTCCGCGATCGGGACCCTGGTCGAGCGCAGCACCCGGTTCGTGATGCTGCTGCACCTGCCGCACGGCTACGCCGCCGAGCAGGTCGCAGAAGCGATGCGGACCAAGATCCGGGCCCTGCCCGAGCACCTACGACGCACCCTCACCTGGGACCGGGGCCGAGAGATGACACCGAACGTCGGCATCGACATCGGATTCACCGATCCCATCGACCTGTTCTTCTGCGACCCGCACGCACCCTGGCAGCGCGGCAGCAACGAGAACACCAACGGGCTCCTACGCCAGTACTACCCCAAAGGCACCGACCTGTCCGTGCACCCCGCATCCGACCTCGAAGACGTCGCAGACGCCCTCAACACCCGACCCCGCCAAACCCTCGGCTGGGCCACCCCCGCCGAGAAGCTCGCCGCGCTACTCTCACCAACCTGA
- a CDS encoding LacI family DNA-binding transcriptional regulator — protein sequence MRPTGRVTIGDVARDAGVSVATVSKVINGRYGVAVETSRHVQEVIDRLGYESSIVARSLRSSRTNVIGILVAEFEPFSTELLKGISEAVDGTGYELLAYSGGQRRDDRVGWEQRYLSRLGGTLIDGAILVTPTVVAPGSSVPVVAVDPHRGPSGPPTVDSDNLAGARAATEHLLSLGHRRIGFLAGRPDLESARLREQGYREALADAGVPFDPDLVRVGGYRPDLADSPAHELLSLPERPTAIFAANDLSAIRTMEVAAELGLRVPDDVSVVGFDNVPESALTTPPLTTVDQPIHRMGAEALRLIVDLVEGNPREPHVRLPTTLVTRGTTRPL from the coding sequence ATGCGCCCCACGGGAAGAGTCACGATCGGTGACGTCGCACGCGACGCCGGCGTCTCCGTGGCGACCGTCTCCAAGGTCATCAACGGCCGGTACGGGGTCGCCGTCGAGACCTCGCGCCACGTCCAGGAGGTCATCGACCGCCTCGGGTACGAGTCGTCGATCGTCGCGCGCAGCCTGCGCAGCAGCCGCACCAACGTCATCGGCATCCTCGTCGCCGAGTTCGAGCCGTTCTCCACCGAGCTGCTCAAGGGCATCTCCGAGGCCGTCGACGGCACCGGCTACGAGCTGCTCGCCTACTCCGGCGGCCAGCGCCGCGACGACCGCGTCGGCTGGGAGCAGCGCTACCTCTCCCGGCTCGGCGGCACGCTCATCGACGGCGCCATCCTCGTCACACCGACCGTCGTCGCGCCGGGCAGCTCCGTCCCCGTCGTCGCCGTCGACCCGCACCGCGGCCCGTCCGGCCCCCCGACCGTCGACTCCGACAACCTCGCCGGCGCCCGTGCCGCGACCGAGCACCTGCTGTCGCTGGGCCACCGGCGCATCGGGTTCCTCGCCGGCCGCCCCGACCTGGAGTCCGCGCGCCTGCGCGAGCAGGGCTACCGCGAGGCGCTCGCCGACGCCGGCGTCCCGTTCGACCCCGATCTCGTCCGCGTCGGCGGCTACCGCCCCGACCTCGCCGACTCCCCCGCGCACGAGCTGCTCTCGCTCCCCGAGCGCCCCACCGCGATCTTCGCCGCCAACGACCTCTCCGCGATCCGCACCATGGAGGTCGCCGCGGAGCTCGGTCTGCGCGTGCCCGACGACGTCTCCGTCGTCGGGTTCGACAACGTCCCCGAGTCGGCGCTCACCACCCCGCCCCTGACGACGGTCGACCAGCCGATCCACCGCATGGGCGCCGAAGCCCTGCGCCTCATCGTCGACCTCGTCGAGGGCAACCCCCGCGAACCCCACGTCCGCCTCCCCACGACCCTCGTCACCCGCGGCACCACCCGCCCCCTCTGA
- a CDS encoding extracellular solute-binding protein: MKSRKLLAATAVAMASTLALSACGGGGDSGSEDGSVSMTFWHNSTTGDGKAYWEDTVAAFEEANPGVTIEIQAIQNEDMDGKLQTALNSGDAPDIFMARGGGKLADVVEAGQAKDLTDLIDPAVKEAVGGSLSAMTVDDKVYGVPVSILPGGLFYSADLFEAAGVTENPATIPDLEAANEKLRASGVAPIALGAKDAWPAAHWYYFFALRYCSQDTMNEAASTRTFDAPCWTEAGEALADFAATEPFNEGFLTTSAQQGAGSSAGLLANHQAAMELMGAWDPGVIASLTPDGQPLPDLQWFPFPEVEDGEGEPGAMMGGVDGYSCSADAPDECADFLNFALSKESQEAYADAFQTLPASSEAQGVVTDPALVSILEAYNEAPYVSVWLDTLYGQNIGNALNTAVVNLLAGQGSPEDIVQAVNDAAAKE, translated from the coding sequence ATGAAGTCTCGAAAGCTCCTGGCGGCGACCGCCGTCGCGATGGCGAGCACGCTCGCGCTCTCGGCCTGCGGAGGCGGGGGCGACTCCGGCTCGGAGGACGGCTCGGTCTCGATGACCTTCTGGCACAACTCCACGACCGGTGACGGCAAGGCGTACTGGGAGGACACGGTCGCGGCGTTCGAGGAGGCGAACCCCGGCGTCACGATCGAGATCCAGGCCATCCAGAACGAGGACATGGACGGCAAGCTCCAGACGGCCCTCAACTCGGGCGACGCGCCCGACATCTTCATGGCTCGCGGCGGCGGCAAGCTCGCCGACGTCGTCGAGGCCGGCCAGGCCAAGGACCTCACCGACCTGATCGACCCGGCGGTGAAGGAGGCGGTCGGCGGCTCGCTGAGCGCCATGACCGTCGACGACAAGGTCTACGGCGTGCCCGTGTCGATCCTGCCGGGCGGCCTGTTCTACAGCGCGGACCTGTTCGAGGCGGCGGGCGTCACCGAGAACCCGGCGACGATCCCCGACCTGGAGGCCGCGAACGAGAAGCTGCGCGCGAGCGGCGTCGCGCCCATCGCCCTCGGCGCCAAGGACGCGTGGCCGGCCGCGCACTGGTACTACTTCTTCGCCCTGCGCTACTGCTCTCAGGACACCATGAACGAGGCCGCCTCCACGCGGACGTTCGACGCCCCGTGCTGGACCGAGGCCGGCGAGGCGCTCGCGGACTTCGCCGCGACGGAGCCGTTCAACGAGGGCTTCCTCACGACCTCCGCGCAGCAGGGCGCCGGCTCGTCGGCCGGCCTGCTGGCGAACCACCAGGCCGCGATGGAGCTCATGGGCGCCTGGGACCCGGGCGTCATCGCCTCGCTCACGCCCGACGGCCAGCCGCTGCCCGACCTCCAGTGGTTCCCGTTCCCCGAGGTCGAGGACGGTGAGGGCGAGCCCGGCGCGATGATGGGCGGCGTCGACGGCTACTCGTGCTCCGCGGACGCCCCGGACGAGTGCGCCGACTTCCTCAACTTCGCGCTGTCGAAGGAGTCGCAGGAGGCCTACGCCGACGCGTTCCAGACGCTCCCCGCGAGCTCCGAGGCGCAGGGCGTCGTCACCGACCCGGCTCTCGTCTCGATCCTCGAGGCGTACAACGAGGCGCCGTACGTCTCCGTCTGGCTCGACACGCTCTACGGCCAGAACATCGGCAACGCCCTGAACACGGCCGTCGTCAACCTGCTGGCCGGCCAGGGCAGCCCCGAGGACATCGTCCAGGCCGTCAACGACGCAGCGGCCAAGGAGTAG